A region from the Amycolatopsis camponoti genome encodes:
- a CDS encoding pyridoxamine 5'-phosphate oxidase family protein, translating to MSRRDQIRMTEDEVRAYFAEQKVINVASVGPNGRPHLAPLWYFPHEDGVATWTYGTSQKAKNVRRLPEATVLIEDGDSYEKLRGISLEADVEIIEDTAEVTRMGITLMQRYAGAKPGDPVPSELSAFIAGQAPKRVGLVFRPTKIVSWDHTKLGGTY from the coding sequence ATGTCGCGTCGGGACCAGATCCGGATGACCGAAGACGAGGTGCGCGCGTACTTCGCCGAGCAGAAGGTCATCAACGTCGCCAGCGTCGGCCCGAACGGCCGCCCGCACCTCGCGCCGCTCTGGTACTTCCCGCACGAGGACGGCGTCGCGACCTGGACGTACGGCACCTCGCAGAAGGCGAAGAACGTCCGGCGGCTGCCGGAGGCGACGGTGCTCATCGAGGACGGCGACAGCTACGAGAAGCTGCGCGGCATCTCGCTCGAGGCCGACGTCGAGATCATCGAGGACACCGCGGAAGTCACCCGGATGGGGATCACGCTCATGCAGCGGTACGCGGGCGCCAAGCCGGGCGACCCCGTACCGTCCGAACTGAGCGCCTTCATCGCAGGTCAGGCCCCCAAGCGGGTGGGCCTGGTCTTCCGCCCGACGAAGATCGTCAGCTGGGACCACACCAAGCTCGGCGGGACATACTGA
- a CDS encoding flavin-containing monooxygenase: MTERFKVVIVGTGFSGLGQAIQLEKAGIRDYVILEKATEVGGTWRDNSYPGCACDVQSHMYSFSYEQNPDWSRSFSPQPEIFDYLKGVADKYRLREKIRFGVELTGAHWDERERRWTATTEDGREFVAQFLVSGVGGLHIPQVPELPGIAEFKGQTWHSAQWNHEYDLRGKKVAVVGTGASAVQFVPKIAPEVAELTLFQRTPPWIMPKPDHAMPSWAQTLFKRVPGTQRLYRNALYWLLEARAIGFNGHPAIMKAGELIAKRNIAKGIKDSALRKKVTPDYTMGCKRVLISNDYYPALARPNVDVNTSGIKEVKAHSIVDSAGVEHEVDAIIYGTGFKVTDALEYLDITGVDGRDLAKEWATEGMRTHKGIAVSGFPNLFFLLGPNTALGHNSVVFMIESQSRYVVDAIKLAGSRDAAALDVRPGVQEKFQRDIQAKLVKGVWTQGGCKSWYLDAKGVNRTIWPGFTWRYWLETRKVDPADFELSGRSS; this comes from the coding sequence ATGACCGAGCGGTTCAAGGTCGTGATCGTGGGCACCGGGTTTTCCGGGCTTGGCCAGGCGATCCAGCTCGAAAAGGCCGGCATCCGGGACTACGTGATCCTGGAGAAGGCCACCGAGGTGGGCGGCACCTGGCGCGACAACTCCTACCCCGGGTGCGCGTGCGACGTGCAGTCGCACATGTACTCGTTCTCGTACGAGCAGAACCCGGACTGGTCGCGGTCGTTCTCGCCGCAGCCGGAGATCTTCGACTACCTGAAGGGCGTCGCCGACAAGTACCGGCTGCGCGAGAAGATCCGGTTCGGCGTCGAGCTCACCGGCGCGCACTGGGACGAGCGGGAGCGCCGCTGGACGGCGACGACCGAGGACGGCCGCGAGTTCGTCGCGCAGTTCCTCGTCTCCGGCGTCGGCGGCCTGCACATCCCGCAGGTCCCCGAGCTGCCCGGGATCGCGGAGTTCAAGGGCCAGACCTGGCACTCCGCGCAGTGGAACCACGAATACGACCTGCGCGGCAAGAAGGTCGCCGTGGTCGGCACCGGCGCCAGCGCGGTCCAGTTCGTCCCGAAGATCGCGCCCGAAGTCGCCGAGCTGACGCTGTTCCAGCGCACGCCGCCGTGGATCATGCCGAAGCCCGACCACGCGATGCCGTCGTGGGCGCAGACGCTGTTCAAGCGCGTGCCCGGCACCCAGCGCCTCTACCGCAACGCGCTGTACTGGCTGCTCGAAGCGCGAGCCATCGGCTTCAACGGCCACCCGGCGATCATGAAGGCCGGCGAGCTGATCGCCAAGCGCAACATCGCGAAGGGCATCAAGGACTCCGCGCTGCGCAAGAAGGTCACGCCCGACTACACGATGGGCTGCAAGCGCGTCCTGATCTCCAACGACTACTACCCGGCGCTGGCCCGGCCGAACGTCGACGTGAACACCTCCGGGATCAAGGAGGTCAAGGCGCACTCGATCGTCGACTCCGCCGGGGTCGAGCACGAGGTCGACGCCATCATCTACGGCACCGGGTTCAAGGTGACCGACGCGCTGGAGTACCTCGACATCACCGGCGTCGACGGCCGCGACCTCGCCAAGGAGTGGGCCACCGAAGGCATGCGGACGCACAAGGGCATCGCCGTCTCCGGCTTCCCGAACCTCTTCTTCCTGCTCGGCCCGAACACCGCGCTGGGCCACAACTCCGTGGTGTTCATGATCGAGTCGCAGTCGCGGTACGTCGTCGACGCCATCAAGCTCGCCGGCTCCCGTGACGCCGCCGCGCTCGACGTCCGCCCCGGCGTGCAGGAGAAGTTCCAGCGCGACATCCAGGCCAAGCTGGTCAAGGGCGTCTGGACGCAGGGCGGCTGCAAGAGCTGGTACCTCGACGCCAAGGGCGTGAACCGGACGATCTGGCCCGGCTTCACCTGGCGGTACTGGCTGGAGACGCGGAAGGTGGACCCGGCCGACTTCGAGCTGTCCGGCCGGTCGTCATGA